DNA from Rosa rugosa chromosome 6, drRosRugo1.1, whole genome shotgun sequence:
AGAAACAATCTACTTCATGGATCCTTTGAGGCGTCGACTAATAGGTGACGAATGGGAGACGGTTGTGGAGAAGTAAGTTTGGAGCGTCTTTCATTTTGATTAAATGATGGACTGATGATTTCtgtgtttgtttctttgttgAAGGGATCGATTTTAACTTATTGCTTTCTTATGTTTATTTGTTAGTGGTATCAAAATTTACAATGCTCACAGGAATAGATCTAGCCGCAAATCAATATTGTGGCAAAACATGGCGGTATGTCTAGCTAGTATTCATTTGTAGGTTTACACTTTCTACTTTGGTTGGTACATATGATGGTTAGTGCACTGCTGAGCTCTTGTAATGTACTGTTTTTAGGGTATTCCGGTGCAGCAAACTGACAAGGATTGTGCCATATTTATCATGCGGTTCATGAAAGAAATAGTTGAGGATAGGAATCTGGAATTTGCATCAAAAGTAAAGCCTCAAATTTAGGCCTAAACTGCTTTGTAACTTCATTTTCTTGTTGCATGTGATTTGTGATGTTGAGATAGTACTATATTTGTTTCAGTGGCAGCGGCGATCATCCAAGGAACTGGTTTACACCCAAAAGGATCTTGATGCTGTGAGGACAGAGTGGGCTAAGTTTGTCATGAAGTATCACACATAGCTGGTAAATGCATGAGATAAtgtttttggtattttgatCACCCTAGCTAGTTGCCATTTTTGGCCTTTACGTATAGGCATATTATGGTGAATGTGCATTGGACAGAGTTATACAAGCacatgtttttggttttaatgtaTATGTGTAGGCATCAGGGTGTTGATCGATTACTATGTTGATTGATGTTGGGATGAATCGAACTAATGGAATATTGTAGATCTTGTTGGAATCAATGGAAAGTTTTTGGTATCAATATTGGATGTGTTCGTAAATGCGTTGATtgattggtttttgttagatgcaatatccagaatgtatgtcttcttatccaatctcagacaattcaatttcaccagaaaaccattgtctgacaATTGAGCACAAAAAATTCAActgaaaaaactgttgtctgtacAACATAACAACAACATCTTTTACATTGGTTCTATTGCCCAACATTGTAAAACACAATGTTAAAGGTACATATTCTGTTGTCTCACTTCATTAACCACTACATCATAGTGCCCAAACTACAAATATGCTGTTGTTTGACCAAAAGCAAAACAACAGAGAGTACAAATTAAACATTGTCTCACTTCAATAAGCAGTACATCATAGTAGCAAAACCATGGTTGAAAATAAACTTCAATAACTGCAAAATCTAGAAAGATGTTGTTTGAGTCGACTACAAACAACATTTTACTATGAGAAAAATGTTGTCCTAAATGACCTCAGAAGTTCATTTTCTTTACATTCTGATGACTTTATTCACTTTGGACAACAGCTATTTAGGAGGTCTGTTGTCTTTTCTGGTGTTCATACAACAGCCTTGTTAGTTCTTGTTGTTGTCCAAATtttcttcagacgacagaatctCGCTGTTGTCTGATACCTCCATCAGACGGCTCTCACTCAGTCAACAGCAAAGaggggtatcagacgacagtgaaaaactgtcgtctgatcatATTATTGGCGTAGTGTGGATTCATAAATTCCTATATTTCCTTTTAGTTAACTAGTGATGAATTTCAAGAACTAGGTGGCCTCTAGCCGTCGACCCTCGATTTCAATTTGATAAAGAACAAGAGACGAAACCTCTCAGAAGCAGGAGAAAAGTGTGTGATCATATCATCATATCTATAAGTTAGGCTCTAAATGAAGGTAGGAAAAGGTCATTTTCCAACAATGACTTTGAAAAGTAAAATGTGTACGTAATGCTACACACCTACGTCTACtaaatttgttcaccaaattTAAAACATAGTACTTACTGTAAACTAATTCAAAATGCCTTCATTTGCAAAGTTTAATTTAGTACGTCCAATTTAGAGGTTAACCAATTGAGTACGTCTAAATCAATTCAATCGAATTAGAACTCGTACGAACATGTTAGAGTAAGCGTAACATTGGCTTATCAGCTGTCGCCTACGCTTGCTAAACTGTTCACCAAGTTCAACCACAAATCACTTATGTGACAAATGCTGCATTGCTTGGTGATTGAATTTGGTGAAAAAGCATAGTATTTTCCCTATACTAAATCAGAATGCCTGTAAGGGTCCAGCAACGTAGAGAGGTTAACCAGCTGAGTatcatcaattgattcaatCTGAATTAGAACTCGTACGAATTTGTTAGTCTAAACAGGCTTTTTGGTAGTCGATCAACCCAATCAAAGTCAATTATTATGCTCGACAGATCGAGTTAGGGCTATAGGTTCGAGCAACTTATATTCAATAATATGAAGTTGTCCAGATTCACATTAGGTTTCAGCTGGAAGCTGTTCGAATTTGCAAGATACATATGTTTCGAAAGTTAAAATTCCTATGACGagacttttaagttttaactttGCATCACTTTTTGTTTCCTAGATTgaggaaataaaaaattaaggTATTTCTTCTCCTATTGTTTGATCTTGTAGACAGTATGAAATAAAAAGGGTAGTTCCTAGCTACTTTTTGAATGTACTTAGCTAGGATTAACCGCTAATAAAATAATCTTAGTACCTTAACTTGTGAGATTAGAAAATTCATAGTCAAATTGCCAAGAGGGTAAAAAGAGAGGCGGGGGCTAGGGACTAGGAAGTAGGAACAAAGAAGCACAACTCATGCAAACGGTGAATCTATGATTCTATAATTTAATATAAGATCAAATTAGTGAGACAAGTAATATGGGAGTGCCATCGGTATATTCAACTAGGCAGACACTAGCTTTCTCGATTTTGTCATGTGTTTCACTTCTACCAGTTATACTTGGTTAATTTCCATTTGTTTTGTATAGTATATGTACTTTAGATGTAAAAATCTCTTTTTGACCTTCCTGTATATAATTTTGAACAAGCTAGGGTGAGAGttgcttcttctctttctctggtGGGGAGTCTTGGGACCCAACAGAATTGAAATCGGAGAGTTAAAGAGGACAAAGGGTAGACCACCCCATATCTTCGATCTGAAGTCATTTTTCgtctcattttcattttcacacTACTGCTTACCCATACACCTCCATGTTCTTCTAGCTAAAACAATTAGCCTCTTAAATTTTCTGAAATGCTTAACTGCATTTAATGCTCATTCTCTATATCTCTATCCTCTCAATCCTTACATATACCACCACCAGTACTACTAGCGTTCTACAAACACCTTCTATCCACCATCAAGATTAATCAAAAAGTGCCATATAGTTTCTGTTCAATCGATCGATCTTCATATATATGTCGACCTGCACTACTCATCACTGTCCTctatatctttttcttcttcttctatgcCTGCTTTCTTTGCATGCATGTAGTGCCCGGCGTCTTGCTGGGGTTGATGATCCTAACAAGTCTTCGGAAAAGCTTCACTTCACCAACAAGGTAAGTAGTGAAATATGATTTCTTGTTCATGCTCTTCTTGTTCTTCGTCTTCTGCTTTCATTTTGAGTTCAGATCATGAAATGCAATAGTCCAAGTTAATGACGTCATGCTTTTCTGCAGGGTACTGATGTTAACATTACAGTTGTGCCGAAAGTGAAATCTTTCTCGTCATCAAAGCCGGTTCTTGAAGTTACAGAAGGATCAGAAATCACGGTGGAGACGGAACCCGATAGCGATGATAGTACTAGAGAAGAAAGTCCTAAACGGTACCACACAAAAGCTACCCCCAATGTGAAGAATGTCTCATCGAGAAAAAGGAAAGGATCAACCTCATCATCCTCAAGTGCTGCAGATCAGAAGTCGAAGACAAGGTCTGATCAGCATGTTTCAGTTTCATGGCGAGTGCCGCGAAACAAACGAGGGATTCAGAAGCAACCAGGGTTTAATCTGGACTATTCACCCCCGAAGACACACCCTCCTTCTCATAACTGATCATCATCGGTCTATATTATATATgaactatatatatagatatggaTTCTGgatcctttttcttcttcttagtctggtctgtattttttttctttttctgatcgATCCCCTCTTTTGCGATATTAATGGAAAATGAATACTACTTCTCTTCAATGCATGATCCATCATTGCATGTGGAAGGTATGTATGGTCAAGAACTTGTAGGGCCTTAAAGTCCTAGCTATGGTTATAGTATGGTCTTCAAGTACTATAACATATGATCGATATGACTGTATAACATAAGtgttataatatatatatcatctAGTGGCTTTTCGATCATCATCCCATTTAATGTATATTTAGCCACAAATTTATATCTGcctcttcttctttaatttcttcCCGATCCTTTAATGTTCTATATGAGACATCCTATTGTGCTCCATTATATGATATCATAGCGTGTTTTTCCACCGTTAGAAATGTTTCTGTCACCTGTTAAATTTGGTTAAATTGATCTGATGCAAAAAGGGTAAGAGTAAGGCCATGAGATATGTTCAATCAACCTTCTTAATTTATAATTGAATATGTGATCTTTCATCTGTGTTTATTTTTTTGAGGAGATCTTTCATCTGTGTTCTACCTTCTATATATATGGGGATCACTCATCAGTACGCTGACGTTAATATGTTCATCTTATGAAGTAATTTAACATTCAATTTTCTGAAGACAACAATGAACATTAATTGGTTAAGATTATATGGCTATTTTGTGAGATTGATCCAAGACTGAGATGGCCGGTGTGGAAATATTTGTGAGATGGAGTGGTGGGTTTCCTAATTATTATGAGGGAGGCAGTTATTATATATAGTTTGAGTACCCCACACTATTTAGTTAATGTTTATGCTTGTATTACCATTGGTATTTTAATTTGTTGGGAAGAAATTGTGGCAATTAATCTTCTGAGTGTGTGTGATAAATTGAACTTACTAAACAATAAGTCAAtgaaaccaaaagaaattcaaagTTTTGGGTGCAAATTGTTCTACTACATTGTTAAGATTAAATCGCAATCATCAATTGAATCATTGATCACCCAAATCATCGACCTAACTAACTCAGAACTCGGTCCGATTTGATGTATAGTTAGATGAAGGGATAATTAAAAAACATAACATTACTTTTACAAATGATAAAAGAACATTACGAACATATTATATTCATCTATATCATATTTGTTATTGAGTCAAGAATTGAAGTCGAGCGGTGATGAGCTAGCTCAGGGTTTGTTTCGATCACTTTCTCATAGCTAGCTAGACGTGTTCAGAACGTGATCACAAAAATAAAAGTCTAGCTACATGAGTCTTAATTCTTAATGATACCCGAGGTACTAATTTTCTTGAGGTATTATAGTAATGGCTTGCCAAGTTCATACATTTAGTGCCTTTTTGCGTGAGCTCGAATCCTTGAGTCCTTTTGAGGTCGTTGACAATGCAATGAACTTCAAATCCATGTTTAATCAAATCCCTTTGCCAAGAAAAGACAGTGAACCTTTTTCTCCTCCTAGCCTGACCTTCATTGCATTTTGTATATTGCTCGTGCAACTCTCCATCCCCAAGTCCACTTAAGCTACTTTGTTTATTACTCATCAATagtttaaaaataaaacaacttaTTATATAGAGTGGTCATTTGGCACCATTTTCCAGAGGCCTCAAGATCATCTAACAAGAGAGACATAAGATGCAACATTTTCAAGGGTGTCTccaaaaaaagataaaaactaTAAATGAAATTCAACTCGGTTTCAAAATCCCAATGAACACCAAGTTATTAACTAGTAGATATTTTTCTTATGGGGGTAATGGAGACAAACATCCCATGTATCCTTACTTCCTTAGTAGCCAAAATTCCTAACAAAGCCAACAAGAAATGTACCCAATTTGCTTCTTCCCAATGTGATCCAATGGTTCAAATTGCATTCCAGGCATTTCCAGCTAATCCCCATCACATAGCCTTTGTTAAACTTCATTtccttgtttctttgttttttgtctATTTTTATGTCTCATTCATCCCAAAGTAAGAAAAGGTAGGGGAAAATGTGCATGTTCCAAGATGGGTACTTCATTTCATTTCTGTCTACCTAATAAACCAGATTTGAAGGTCCCTATACATTTTGTCTCCCAAGATTTAGTGGTGCTCACCCAGTTTAATCAATTAATTATGTACTGAAATCGATATAATATTGGTTATTAAGTTCTCATCCATGCATTCTTCTCCTTGGAGGATGGAAAGTTTTCATGTACTTTCTGAAAACTTTGAGGTAAACATCTTTCAAGAATTTACTTCACCAACTGGCAACTGGGGTGCTTGTAATGATTTTAAGATCTCAAAGATGGATTAGTATTTCCTGCTTGATATTAATTAGGAGAAAATCTAAAGTGGGGCAATTTTGCCAACGTAGTATTTTCTACTTaattaataatattttataTACATGGCGAGAAATGATTGGACCGTCGGACAAATTTTGTAGTCTGATGGTCTTACCGAAAACCCTCATTAGAGATGTTCATTCTTTAATGCTCAAATCCATTGCTATAGATGAGTGCACAATTACACTGTACATTGGATCATGCATCCTGTTTTACATACATGTTTCAGTATTCAGTACACATGCAGCTAGGGTTTTAGGATTGGCCAAAACAACAACTCTGAAATAGTAGTTTCAACTTGATACAAAATTACAAATCCATAACTTATGTCTCACAATTCACATTTTACTGAAAGAGATAAACATGATTGCCCTATCTATTTTAATTTAACTCTATGTGAATGCGAGTTTTTGTATATAAGTGTAGTACTCCTCTCAGTCTGGTGGTCATGTACTCATGTTGGTGGAGATATCAGTAGTATTACAAAGTGAAACCTGATTCAGAAAGAGAATCAGCAATATGAACAAAGTAGGAGCAAGTGTTCAAAAATCAATTACCCAGTacaaatcaaaatccaaaacgGAACATCTCATGATTTTCATATATATAGCAGTCACAATGTCACAGAACTGTGTTTCACCTCAGATAAAGTGATAAACAATCCCAAATACAACAAGGGTTGCTAGAATAAGTCCATTACATTCTCGATTACATGCACTAGAATGACAACCAGTTTTTTAAGGACGAATAGCCAGACCACATCCATTGATTATGTTGTTATGTTCACAACTTATCCAGAAACCAGGATAACaacatttattttaaaataaaataaaaaaaaacagaaaaactcAATAAAAAGAATGTAGTCCGAGACACTATATATATCACTAAGTAAAGGGACCATCATGGAGCTGAATTCGAACAAAGGAGGTACTAACAGAAATAACCTAGTCATATTAACTTCCACCTCATTGATTCATTGATGTCGAATGCTTCAAGCTATGTTAATAAGCATTACTTCGTTTTCTGGGAAGCCCTACGTACAGTTTTGCTGCTATTTCGATCCCAACACCACTGGTTTGATCTATCAACCGCGTAATCCAAGACCTAACCTTGCTCCTCTGTTACTATAACCTTATCAATTATGCACATCTGATGGAATGATCGATCCAGCCATTGTTTAACCTTGTCCAATTCATCAAATATGCCAAGATAATGAGATATGCCTATATGCGATTCCCAGGCTTTCATATATAAAATATCACTAGGATTTCGTTAATTGGCATTTATATCTTACAGACGAAACTGCGTCAGcatttgtgaattttttttttttggtgtgtaCTCTGCATTCATAGATCAAGGCCACATCAAAAGATAACTCTAGTTATCAAGCAGTCTAACACCACAACaggaaaagaagggaaaatTAACAGTAAAACGCCAAATCAAGGTCAGcgaaaacaaatgaaaagtcCAAACTCTAGCTAAAAACCATTTCAGCAGAAAAACCACAAACAAGGACCCAAATAAATGACCATTGGCATTTTTTCACCAAAAAGCTAAAATTCATTACTCCAAAATTTATCAACAGAAACAAACCCATTATCTCAATCGCAGTAAAATTCACATTAGCTACAAAAATTCTCAATAATCTTACCTGTTTCAGCAGTAAAAAGTCGAGACCTTTTACCATATATAGGTCGATCATTTTTGTTGTACTGGGTATTATCGTACTTTCACTACTTCAGTAACCTTTCTGGATACGACGCCGTCTTCTTTATCTTCTCTTACCCCAAAATCTCAAATGCTTCTTATTTTCCCGCCAAAACAACTTTCCCAACTTGAAAACGAAAATCCACGAATCgaagatcgagagagagagagagagatggaggcgGAGAAAGCAGGGGCGTCGTTGGACTAGCTGATCGCCTGGTTCAACAGTCggatctcggagctccaagagCTCGTTATTGCGCGAAACAGTATGACCCGACCCAATTACTTGATTTAATTTCAAGCGTAGCATTCTCTAAAGCTCTGAAATGTGAACGATTCAGTGTACCCAGCTAGCAGCGTCACCGATTTTTCGGCCCTCGACGCCGCCGTGAAGGACCCGGTTCGCGACGAAACCCTAGCCATCCCCAAAGCAAAAGTagttccttttctctctctctctgagtaTGTGTGgattgggctttg
Protein-coding regions in this window:
- the LOC133714002 gene encoding root meristem growth factor 10: MSTCTTHHCPLYLFLLLLCLLSLHACSARRLAGVDDPNKSSEKLHFTNKGTDVNITVVPKVKSFSSSKPVLEVTEGSEITVETEPDSDDSTREESPKRYHTKATPNVKNVSSRKRKGSTSSSSSAADQKSKTRSDQHVSVSWRVPRNKRGIQKQPGFNLDYSPPKTHPPSHN